GGGCGGAGTTCCTCGTCGAGAGCGTCACCGCGGCGGCGCTTGGGGAAGAATCGCTTCGCCGCAATCTCCCTCGCGAGTTCACTCGCGAGGGATTCCCTGCGTCCGAGCGAAAGCGCCTGTTCAGCGAGAAGCTGGAGTTGCTGCAATCACAGTTCGACCCCGAGGTCGTATGGCGCCGCTTTGCGGACGAGGTCTTGGCCACCGACGTACCGCTGTTCACCGACCTGCTTGGCCAACGGCTCCACCGAGATCGGCTGGCGCAGGGCTCACGGGTAAGACGCCGTGTCGGGCTGCTCACCGAAGTCGCGACGGACGGCGAGACGTGCGTCCTCCGGTTCTGTGGCCGGGAGCTCAGGCTACCGGTCGGGGTGTGGCCGGCGCTGCAGTTTGCCACCACGGCTGATGAGTTCTGCGTCCTGGACCTGCCCGACTGTCTGGATGCGGAGGGCAAGCTGACCTTGGTGAAGAGACTCGTCAAAGAGGGGGTTCTCCAGAGCACTGCACAGGGAGATGACCTGTCCTCCGAAAAGCAGTCCGCTTCATCTGACAGCCTGTTGTGACCGAATAGGCGGGAATTGAGAGGTAATGGGTTGAAGTTCACCGAACACCAACTTCGCGGCAAGCGCGTATTACACATTCCGGGGCTTTGGCTGCTGGCGATGACCCTGATGCCCCCCGGCCTGACGGCCGACGATCGGCATTCGCCTCGGGCGATCATCGACCGGGTGGACCGCGTGTTGAGAGGGACCTCCAGCCGCGGCGTGGCCACCATGAGGGTGATCACCCGTCATTGGGAACGGAGCCTGACCATGGAGGTCTGGTCCCTGGGCGCCGACTACTCCCTGGTCCGGGTCCTGTCTCCCGCCAAGGAAGCCGGCACCAGCACGCTGAAGGCCTCCAGGGATATCTGGAACTACCTGCCCAAGGTGGATCGCACCATCAAGATTCCCGCCTCCATGATGATGGGGTCGTGGATGGGGTCCCACTTCACCAACGATGACCTGGTCAAGGAGAGCCGCCTGGTAGAGGACTACGAGATCGAAACCACCTTTGAAGGAACTCGCGAAACCGTCAAGCTCTGGGAATTCACCCTGACCCCAAGACCGGAAGCCGCCGTGGTGTGGGGAAAGATCGAATACCGGGTCCGACAACGGGACTTCATGCCCTTGCAGGCCCGCTACTTCGACGAAGAGGGCGCGTTGGTCCGCACCCTCACCTTCAGTGATTTCCGCCGCATGGGCGGCCGCCTGGTTCCGGCTCACATGGACATGCAACCTCACGACAAGCCCGGTGAGCGGACCAGCGTGAGCTACGACGAGCTGCAGTTCAACCTGGACATCGACAAGTCCTTCTTCTCTCTGCGGACGCTCCGGCGCGGGAGGTAAGCGGTCATGGCCCTTCCTTCCTGGTGGCTGATTGGCTGGCGCAATCTCGGGCGCAACCCGAGACGCACCTTCATCACGGCCCTGGGCCTGGCGGCCGGCTACTTTGCCGTCATCTTCATGGTCGGCTTTGCAGACGGACTCAAGGTGGAGATGATCGAGAACGGCACCGGCCTGATGACCGGGCAGATACAGATCCACTCGCCCCGCTACAGGCCGGACCGCAGCCTCTACGAGACTATCGGGGGCCGTTCCGGATCCGACTTCGAAGCCGTAATCCGGACGGCGGCCCAAGATCCCGCCGTGGTCGCGGCCGCACCCCGCGTCTACGGCGCAGGGCTGTTGAGTTCCGGGCAATCCACCCGGGGCGGCATGCTGATGGGCATCGACCTCGATCGCGAGCCCGGGGTCAGCCGTCTCATGAATTCTCTGTCACAAGGGCGGGCCCCAAACCCGGCAGCCAACGAACTGATGATTGGAACCGAGATGGCCCGCCGGCTCGAACTGCAGGTCGGTGGCGAGATCATCCTGGTGGCTCCCGCGGCGGACGGCTCAATGGGCAACGACGTCTTCCGGGTAAGCGGTCTCTACCGGACGGGAATGGCGGACCTGGACGGTGCCTTCGCCCTGGTCCCGATCCGGTCGCTGCAGCGCTTGCTGGCTCTCGATGCGGGGAGGATCCACGAGATCGCCCTCTCCACCGCCGATCCCTGGCTGGCTCCGGAAGCCGGCCGGCGCCTGGTTGCCGCCCTGGCGCCGTTGGGTGTGGAGATGGAGGTCCTGGACTGGACCGGGCTGCGGCCCGAAATGCTGGAATACGCGCTGTTGATGGATTCCTGGTACTCGATCGTGGTCATCATCGTCTTTGCCATCGCGCTTTTCGGCGTCGCCAACACCATGCTCATGTCCACTTTCGAACGACGGCGGGAGTTTTCGGTGATGCTGGCTCTGGGAGCCAGGCCCCACCAGATACTGCTCACGGTGGTTTCGGAAGCCACCGCGCTGGGATGGATCAGCCTGGTCCTGGGCGTGGCCGTCACCTTGCCGCTCATCACCTGGTGGCACCATTATCCGATCGACCTGAGCTGGATCTACGGCGATCTCACCATGTTGGGAGCGCTGATTCGTCCCGTTCTCAGGGTCGAGTACAACCTCCCCGTGTCTCTGTGGACCGGCCTGGCGCTGCTGGTGACCGCGGTGACAGCCGGTCTCTACCCGGCGGCGCGAGCCGCATGGTTGCCACCGGCGGACACACTCTCCGGCCTATGAGCTCCAAGACCGCCGTCATCGCCAAGCTGGCTCTGCGCAACCTGAGAAGACAGGCCAGGCGCAGCCTGCTGACGGCTGCCTCCATGATTGTGGGTGGCGCCCTGTTGATATTCAGCCTGATCCTGGGGGACGGAACCCACGAGCAGTGGATCGACTCGGCCGCGCGCATGGCCGACGGGCACCTTACGATCCAGTCAAACCGATTTCAGGACAGCCGAGCCCTGAAGGACAGGATGCCTTCGGAATCCCGAGCCCTGGTGGAGCAGGCCCTGCGCCAAGGCGGCCTCCCCGGAGGAATCCATGCCATGGTCCCCCGGCTCGCCGTCACCGGCATGGCCAGTTCCGCGGCCGGGGCGCGACCGGCTCGCATCCTGGGGGTCGACCCTGGCGTCGAGGCCGCCTTTTCCGTCCTGGACGAGAAAGTGCGGCAGGGCCGCTACCTCCGACCCGGAGACCGGCTGGCCGCCTTTGTGGGAATCGGGCTCCTCGAGGCTCTCGATCTACGGTTGGGGTCCAAGTTCGTCCTCACCGCCCAGGATGCCGATGGGGAAATCGCCGGCCAGCTGGTTCGGGTGGTGGGGACCTTTCGCACGGGCATTCCCGAGGTGGACCGCTCGCTCCTGCACATTCCGCTTTCCACCGGCGGAGCCTGGCTGGGCTGCGGCGACGATATCACCTCCCTGGGGCTGCTGCTGGCAAACAGCGAGCAGGTGCCTCAGGCTCGGCATTCACTGCAGCAAGGGCTCTCCCAGCTACCCGGATCGGAAGAGCTGCAGATATTGAGTTGGCGGGAATCCCTGCCGGAGCTGGATGCCGCCGTGAAGATCGATGACTTCTCCAACTACCTCTTTCAGGGGATCCTTTTCAGCATCATTGCCCTGGGGATCGTCAACACGGTGCTCATGTCGGTGATGTACCGGCGGAGGGAGTTCGGCGTGCTTCAGGCCCTGGGTCTGACTCCCGGCCAATCGGCCAGCCTGGTTCTGGTGGAGGGCTTGATTCTGACCGTCCTCAGTGGGACTATCGGCATCGCCCTGGGTCTGTCGGTCACCTGGTTTCTCTGGGGAGAGGGACTCGATCTGTCCTCCATGATGGACAATGAGTGGACGTTCTCCGGTGTGGTGATGGACCCGGTGGTGGTTCCCCGTTTTCGGGTAGCCCGGATGGTGCAGGGGCTGTCGTTCATTTTCCTCATTGGTATGCTGTCCTCCCTCTACCCGGCCCTGAGAGCCATGCGCATCGATGTTGCCGAAACCATGAAGTTCGAGCGCTGAAGGAGCGAGATCGTGGGCAACCCGGCCCTGCGTACCGAAGCGGTCTGGAAAGTCTTTCATCAGGAAGCGGAAGAGGTGCGGGCCGTGCGCGGGGTCACCCTCACCATCCAGCCCGGAGAGTTCGTGGTGCTGGCCGGACCCTCGGGATCGGGCAAGACCACCCTGCTCAATCTGATCGGGGGCTTGACTCGGCCCAGCGACGGCCGGGTGTGGGTGGACGGACTGGAACTGACCCGGATGAGCAGTCGCGAGCTTGCTCGGATGCGCCTGGAGAAGCTGGGCTTCATCTTCCAGTCCTACAATCTGCTGCCGGTCCTCTCGGCCTTGGAGAACGCCGAGTTCCCGCTGCTTTTGCGCGGCCTGGAACGCGGCCAAAGAGAGCGTCGGGTCCGAGAACTGTTCCAGCGCACCGGACTGGCAGGACTGGAGCACCGCCGTCCCGGCAAGCTGTCGGGGGGACAGCAGCAGCGGGTGGCCGTCATCCGGGCGGTGGTCGGAGAACCCGCCCTGGTTCTGGCGGACGAGCCCACCGCCAACCTCGACTCGGCCGCCAGCGACGTCCTGCTGACGGTGATGGAGGAGCTCAACCGGGACCTTGGAACCACCTTTCTCTTCGCCACCCACGACTCCCGGCTGATGGAACGGTCCCGTCGCCTGATCCATCTGGTCGACGGTAAGATAGCCTCTGACCAATGGCAAGAGCCCCGGCGCGAATAACAGTTTCCGCGGCATTCCTCCTGGCCCTGGGGGCAACCCAAGGCGGCCCCGGACCGGCAGCGGCCCAGACACCCCAGATCCGGGGCTACTATCACAACCTTCCCCTGTGGAGCCGGGCGACGCCCTCCCGTGCCGGGTTCTTCGGCGACTTCAACCGCTTGCGGCTGATGAGCGAGCCTGGCTGGGGCCCCCTTTCCCTGGAGATCGCTTACGAGCACACCCTCGGCCTGAACCGGCAGCCGACTTCGCGAGCCCTTGCGATCGCCGGCCTTCCCGAAACCCGACCCTGGCTGGACCTCCAGTGGAACCTTTGGGAGCAGGATCATGTGAGCTGGCAGCACCGCTTCGATCGCCTCAACCTGAGCTGGGCGCCTACCGGGAATCTGGATTTGACGCTGGGGCGACAGACGGCATCCTGGGCGACCACGCTCTTTCTCACCCCGGCCGACCCCTTTTCTCCCTTTAACCCCGCCGACCCCTTTCGCGCCTACCGCGGAGGCATCGACGCCGCCCGCCTGCAATTCCACCCTGGCCCCCTCAGCCAGGTGGAGGTGGTGGTGCGGCCCACCCGGTCGGCCGAAGGCAGGGAGATCACCGCCCTGGGGCGAGGCCTGACCACCTGGAAGAACTGGGAAATCTCGGGTTGGGCCGGAGCGCTTTTCGACGAGCCTGCTGCTGCCGGGGCCGTTTCCGGCTCGCTGGGCCCGGTGGCGCTGCGCGGCGAGGCATCGCTGCGCAGGATAGGTGGTGAAACCGTGCTGAGAGGAACGCTGGGCATCGACCGCCGCCTCACCCTCTCCAACCGGGATCTCTACCTGGTGGCCGAGTACCAGCACGACGGCCTGGGAGCCGGCGGCTCCGATGAAACCTCGTCGGTCCTGGAGTCCGAGGCCTTCACTCGGGGCGAGCTGCAGGTGCTGGGGCGCGACCAGGCCGCCGCCCAGGCTCAATATCAGCTCCATCCCCTATGGAGCCTGTCGCTGCTCTGGCTTTGGAATCTCAACGACCGCAGCTCCCTGCTGGCTCCAAGCCTCTCCTACTCGGCAAGCAACGAAGTCACCATCACCGGCGGCCTCTTCAAGGGATTCGGCGAGGTCTCACCGGGCTCCGAGGGACCGCCGGCCTCCGAGTACGGCGCCCTCGGCACCACCGCCTACCTTTCGTTGAGCATTTACTTCTGAAGGGCCGAGAGGGCCATCCCCGGGCTTGCTCCTGACGACGCCCTCGTCCGTGATAGACTTACGCCGCGCCCCGACTGACCCCAGCGCGGGTGATGGTCCCCAATACCGGGGCTGACGCCCCCCGACCCATCCGGAGAATTCAAAGGAGCCGCCATGAAAATCGCCAACCTTCGCGGACCCAGAGACCTGCACATCGAAGAGCGCCCCCTGGACACCAGCAACCTGAAGCCGGACGAAGTCTGGATCCGGACCCGGGTGAGCGCCCTGAAGATCGGGACCGACCGAGGCAACTACGAGGGGGCCGAACACGTCCCCGGAGCCCCGGTGTATCCCCGTTGGGTGGGAGACAGCAACCTGGGAATCGTGATGGGAGTGGGCAGTGCGGTCCGTCGGGTTCAGGTCGGGGACCGGGTGGTGACCCGGCAACCCCACCAGTCGGAATACATTACCAACGAGGCGGCCAGCATGGTGAAGGTTCCGGAGGGGGTGGACGACGAGGACGCGGTGTGGGCTCACCTCTACGCGCTCAGCTCCTTCTGCTACCGCAAGGCTCATTTCGAGCCGGGCGAAAACGTGGCGGTGGTCGGACTGGGAACGCTGGGTCTGGGAGCGGTGGCCCTGGGGCCTCTGTTCGGTGCGCACTTGATTGCAATCGGCAACAGTCCCACCCGCCTGGAGATGGCCCAGCGGATGGGGGCTCACGAGGGCTTCCTCTACAACGACCCGGACCTGAAAGCCAAGCTGGGCGAGGTCACCGGAGGCTCCGGCATCGACCTGGTGATCCTGACGGCCAATCCCTGGCCCGCCTACCGCACCGCCCTCGAGATTGTGCGGCAGCACGGCCGAGTGTCCATCGTCAGCCTGTTGGGGCGGGGGGAAACCGATCTGGACTTCAATCCGTTGTCCATGTCCCTGTTCTACACCCGGGGCATCTCGCTGCACGCCGTATCGGGACCGACGGGGTATCTCTATCCGGACGGGGGCGCCGGTTCTACCATGGAAAACCGCTTCTCCAACGATCGAGCCGCCGAGCACATGCTGTTTCTGATGAAGACCACCTCGCTGGAACCCAAGAAGCTGATCACCCACCGCTTCCACTACTCCCGGATGGTGGAAGCCTACGAGATGATCTACCATCGGGAAAAAAACATGCTGGGAGTCCTCTTCACCTGGGAGGACTGACACCCGGTGAGGAGCGCGTCGTTAAGGGTCCGCCTATGGTTCCCCTTTGGCTGCTGAGCCTGTTGCACACCCTGTCCCTGGCCGCGGCCCTACTGGTGCTGGGCTTGCTGGCCCGTCACTTTCTGGCATCCACAGGCAACCGCTTGGATCGGCAATGACCGACGTCGGAACCGGACTGACATTGGAAATCGAGCCTGACGTGCAGGGCCTGCACGTCCGAGACACTTGAGAAAGGAGCCGTCCGTGCAACGTTTGTGGTTGGCGGCCGCCTTTGCGGTGCTGGCGGGAATCGCTCTGCGGCCCGGCCTGGACCCTGTTGCCGCCTCGAAATACCGGGTCGTGCACGGCTGGCCTCAAGCGCCCGAAGGGGCCCCCTTTGCCGGGGTCGCCGGGGTGGACGTGGATTCACGAAATCGTGTCTTCATCTTCCAGCGCACCGACCCGCCCATCCTCTGTCTTGACGGCCAATCCGGCAAGCTGCTGGCTTCCTGGGGCGAGGGCCGGTTCACCGAAGCGGCCCACGGCCTGGAGGTCGATCCCTGGGACAACGTCTGGGTGGTGGACGTGGGCCACCACCAGGTCTTCAAGTTCAGTCCCCGAGGAGAGCTGTTGATGACCCTGGGGACCCGAGGGACTCCCGGCCTGGGTCCGGTGCTTTTCAACAAGCCCACCGACGTGGCCGTGGCCCGAAACGGGGAGATTTACGTCGCCGACGGCTATGTGAACAGCCGGGTGGCCAAATTCTCCTCCGAGGGCCGATTTCTAATGGACTGGGGAAGCAAGGGCGACCGGCCGGGGCAACTGAACACGCCTCACGGCATCGCCGTCGACGGCCAAGGCAAGGTCTACGTGGCCGACCGGGGCAACCAGCGCATCCAGGTGTTCGACGGCAAGGGGACCCTGCTCCGCCATTGGAGCAGCCCCCGCATGCGCCGCCCCTGGGGCCTGGACATCGGCGCCGACGGCTCGATCTTCGTGGCCGACGGAGGGGACCTGGTCCATCGGGACAAAAAGGAGCGGATCCTGAAGTTCAGTCCCGAGGGCAAGGTGTTGGAACTGTGGGGCTCCTTCGGGAGGTACGACGGACAGTTCTACTGGGCCCACGACGTGGCGGTGGCCCCGTCCGGTGAGGTCTACGTCTGTGACGTGCTGGGCCGGCGGGTCCAGAAGTTCGTGGCCGGCCCCTCCGGCTGACAGAGGGAACGCCCGCTACCCTTGTCAAACAGGTGAGCCTTGGACAGATCCAGACTCACTCTTTCGGGTGGGGGCAGGCCCGCCGCTTCAGGTCCCCAGAGCGCCAGCAGCGTATGGACTCCGGCCTTGAGATAGTAGAGGACGCTGCTGCCCATCGGCTCCACCACCTCCACCTCGATTTCCAGCCGCACAAGGCTTGAGGTCCCGTCCGGCCCTGACCCGCACTTGAGCACATGTTCCGGGCGAATGCCCAGCGTGACCTGCCGGCCGCTCCAGTCCCCGGGAACGTTGAGTTCCGAGAGCGGCAGCCGCAGACTCGCGGTTTCCAACCAAGGCTCCCCGTCCCGGGCGACCGCCCGCCCTTCCAGGAAATTCATCTCCGGCGATCCCAGAAAACCGGCCACAAACCGGTTGGCCGGCCGATTGTAGAGGTTGAGGGGAGTGTCCACCTGCTGGAGGATGCCCTGGTCCATGACGGCGATGCGGTCCCCCATGGTCATGGCCTCAACCTGGTCATGGGTCACGTAGACGGTGGTCACTCCCAGCCTGCGGTGGAGCTTGACCAGCTCGGTCCGGGTGGCCACCCGCAGCTTGGCGTCCAGGTTGGACAGGGGTTCATCCATCAGAAACGCCTTGGGCTCGCGCACGATGGCCCGTCCCAGGGCCACCCGCTGGCGCTGTCCGCCGGAAAGCTGCTTGGGACGCCGCCCCAGCACTTCCTCAAGCTCCAGCATCCGGGCAACCGACTGGACCTGCCGTTCGATGCCCTCGCGTTTCCCCTTCCAGGCCCGGCGGTCCAGCATCCAGGCCAGGGGGCCATGCGGGGGAGTTCGCAGGCGCAGGCCGAAAGCCAGGTTCTCCCGCACGTTCATGTGGGGATAGAGGGCGTAGTTCTGAAACACCATGGCCACGTCCCGGTCCTTGGGGGAGAGGGTGTTCACGCGGCGGTCTCCGATAAAGATTTCCCCGCCCGTCAACTCTTCCAGACCGGCAATGCAGCGCAGCACCGTGCTCTTGCCGCAGCCCGAGGGCCCCACCAGCACCAGGAATTCCCGGTCTGCAATCTCCAGGCTCAGGTCGTCCACCGCCGTCACCTCGCCGAACCGCTTGGTCAGATTTTTCAGCCTGATTTCGGCCATGGGCTTGTGCGCCAGTCAGGTTTTTGGCGTGATTGGGAAGCGAGCGCCACACCGGTGCCGCCAACGAGCCGCTGACCTTCACTCAGGGGACGCCGGGTTGGCCCCCCAGCGGTTCGACTGCGGGCTGAATCTCCTATGTGGCGATCTCGCCGATACCGTCCCCCCCACCGGTTCGACTGCGGGCGGAGCCCTTGTCTCACCGACTCCCCCTCCAGGGGGGAGTGATTGAGGCCTGCACAAGGCTTCCAGTAGAACTTGTGCAATCCATTCATGGTTTACACAATAAACCGCAAACATGGTTTACACGGCCAGTCTTCT
This is a stretch of genomic DNA from Acidobacteriota bacterium. It encodes these proteins:
- a CDS encoding outer membrane lipoprotein-sorting protein, with translation MKFTEHQLRGKRVLHIPGLWLLAMTLMPPGLTADDRHSPRAIIDRVDRVLRGTSSRGVATMRVITRHWERSLTMEVWSLGADYSLVRVLSPAKEAGTSTLKASRDIWNYLPKVDRTIKIPASMMMGSWMGSHFTNDDLVKESRLVEDYEIETTFEGTRETVKLWEFTLTPRPEAAVVWGKIEYRVRQRDFMPLQARYFDEEGALVRTLTFSDFRRMGGRLVPAHMDMQPHDKPGERTSVSYDELQFNLDIDKSFFSLRTLRRGR
- a CDS encoding ABC transporter permease, whose amino-acid sequence is MALPSWWLIGWRNLGRNPRRTFITALGLAAGYFAVIFMVGFADGLKVEMIENGTGLMTGQIQIHSPRYRPDRSLYETIGGRSGSDFEAVIRTAAQDPAVVAAAPRVYGAGLLSSGQSTRGGMLMGIDLDREPGVSRLMNSLSQGRAPNPAANELMIGTEMARRLELQVGGEIILVAPAADGSMGNDVFRVSGLYRTGMADLDGAFALVPIRSLQRLLALDAGRIHEIALSTADPWLAPEAGRRLVAALAPLGVEMEVLDWTGLRPEMLEYALLMDSWYSIVVIIVFAIALFGVANTMLMSTFERRREFSVMLALGARPHQILLTVVSEATALGWISLVLGVAVTLPLITWWHHYPIDLSWIYGDLTMLGALIRPVLRVEYNLPVSLWTGLALLVTAVTAGLYPAARAAWLPPADTLSGL
- a CDS encoding ABC transporter permease; this translates as MSSKTAVIAKLALRNLRRQARRSLLTAASMIVGGALLIFSLILGDGTHEQWIDSAARMADGHLTIQSNRFQDSRALKDRMPSESRALVEQALRQGGLPGGIHAMVPRLAVTGMASSAAGARPARILGVDPGVEAAFSVLDEKVRQGRYLRPGDRLAAFVGIGLLEALDLRLGSKFVLTAQDADGEIAGQLVRVVGTFRTGIPEVDRSLLHIPLSTGGAWLGCGDDITSLGLLLANSEQVPQARHSLQQGLSQLPGSEELQILSWRESLPELDAAVKIDDFSNYLFQGILFSIIALGIVNTVLMSVMYRRREFGVLQALGLTPGQSASLVLVEGLILTVLSGTIGIALGLSVTWFLWGEGLDLSSMMDNEWTFSGVVMDPVVVPRFRVARMVQGLSFIFLIGMLSSLYPALRAMRIDVAETMKFER
- a CDS encoding ABC transporter ATP-binding protein, producing MGNPALRTEAVWKVFHQEAEEVRAVRGVTLTIQPGEFVVLAGPSGSGKTTLLNLIGGLTRPSDGRVWVDGLELTRMSSRELARMRLEKLGFIFQSYNLLPVLSALENAEFPLLLRGLERGQRERRVRELFQRTGLAGLEHRRPGKLSGGQQQRVAVIRAVVGEPALVLADEPTANLDSAASDVLLTVMEELNRDLGTTFLFATHDSRLMERSRRLIHLVDGKIASDQWQEPRRE
- a CDS encoding zinc-binding alcohol dehydrogenase, whose amino-acid sequence is MKIANLRGPRDLHIEERPLDTSNLKPDEVWIRTRVSALKIGTDRGNYEGAEHVPGAPVYPRWVGDSNLGIVMGVGSAVRRVQVGDRVVTRQPHQSEYITNEAASMVKVPEGVDDEDAVWAHLYALSSFCYRKAHFEPGENVAVVGLGTLGLGAVALGPLFGAHLIAIGNSPTRLEMAQRMGAHEGFLYNDPDLKAKLGEVTGGSGIDLVILTANPWPAYRTALEIVRQHGRVSIVSLLGRGETDLDFNPLSMSLFYTRGISLHAVSGPTGYLYPDGGAGSTMENRFSNDRAAEHMLFLMKTTSLEPKKLITHRFHYSRMVEAYEMIYHREKNMLGVLFTWED
- a CDS encoding peptidyl-alpha-hydroxyglycine alpha-amidating lyase family protein, which produces MQRLWLAAAFAVLAGIALRPGLDPVAASKYRVVHGWPQAPEGAPFAGVAGVDVDSRNRVFIFQRTDPPILCLDGQSGKLLASWGEGRFTEAAHGLEVDPWDNVWVVDVGHHQVFKFSPRGELLMTLGTRGTPGLGPVLFNKPTDVAVARNGEIYVADGYVNSRVAKFSSEGRFLMDWGSKGDRPGQLNTPHGIAVDGQGKVYVADRGNQRIQVFDGKGTLLRHWSSPRMRRPWGLDIGADGSIFVADGGDLVHRDKKERILKFSPEGKVLELWGSFGRYDGQFYWAHDVAVAPSGEVYVCDVLGRRVQKFVAGPSG
- the ugpC gene encoding sn-glycerol-3-phosphate ABC transporter ATP-binding protein UgpC, with product MAEIRLKNLTKRFGEVTAVDDLSLEIADREFLVLVGPSGCGKSTVLRCIAGLEELTGGEIFIGDRRVNTLSPKDRDVAMVFQNYALYPHMNVRENLAFGLRLRTPPHGPLAWMLDRRAWKGKREGIERQVQSVARMLELEEVLGRRPKQLSGGQRQRVALGRAIVREPKAFLMDEPLSNLDAKLRVATRTELVKLHRRLGVTTVYVTHDQVEAMTMGDRIAVMDQGILQQVDTPLNLYNRPANRFVAGFLGSPEMNFLEGRAVARDGEPWLETASLRLPLSELNVPGDWSGRQVTLGIRPEHVLKCGSGPDGTSSLVRLEIEVEVVEPMGSSVLYYLKAGVHTLLALWGPEAAGLPPPERVSLDLSKAHLFDKGSGRSLCQPEGPATNFWTRRPSTSQT